One window from the genome of Erwinia sorbitola encodes:
- a CDS encoding carbon-phosphorus lyase complex subunit PhnI: MYVAVKGGEKAIAAAHQLQESLRRGDASQPDLNCSQIDQQLGLAVDRVMTEGGIHDRELAALAIKQASGDLVEAIFLLRAYRTTLPRLADSLPLDTATMRLERRISAVYKDLPGGQLLGPTCDYTHRLLDFTLLAEGKTPLTPRAEQPLAAECPHMFDLMTREGLARREEDDGSEPLDITRDAPSYPMPRSARLQQLVRGDEGYLLALGYSTQRGYGRTHPFAGEIRTGLVTVEIVPEELGFALSIGEVMLTECEMVNGFTTPADSAPHFTRGYGLVFGRAERKAMAMALVDRALQTDEHGERITSPAQDEEFVLSHADNVEAAGFVSHLKLPHYVDFQAELELLKRLRAEYQEKHRD; this comes from the coding sequence ATGTATGTTGCGGTGAAAGGGGGCGAGAAGGCGATAGCCGCCGCCCATCAGCTACAGGAGAGCCTGCGCCGGGGTGATGCCAGCCAGCCGGATCTGAACTGCTCCCAGATTGACCAGCAGCTCGGCCTGGCCGTAGATCGCGTGATGACCGAAGGTGGTATTCACGACCGCGAGCTGGCGGCGCTGGCCATCAAGCAGGCCAGCGGTGATTTGGTGGAGGCTATTTTCCTGCTGCGCGCCTACCGCACCACGCTGCCAAGGCTGGCAGACAGCCTGCCGCTGGACACCGCAACGATGCGCCTGGAGCGGCGTATTTCGGCGGTTTACAAAGATCTGCCTGGCGGGCAGCTGCTGGGGCCGACCTGTGATTACACCCATCGTCTGCTTGATTTTACCCTGCTGGCCGAAGGCAAAACCCCGCTTACCCCGCGTGCGGAACAGCCGCTGGCGGCAGAGTGCCCGCATATGTTTGATCTGATGACGCGCGAAGGACTGGCGCGGCGCGAAGAAGACGACGGCAGCGAGCCGCTGGATATCACCCGCGATGCGCCTTCCTACCCTATGCCGCGCTCCGCACGGCTGCAACAGCTGGTGCGCGGTGATGAAGGTTATTTACTGGCGCTGGGCTACTCCACCCAGCGCGGCTACGGTCGTACCCACCCCTTCGCCGGTGAGATACGTACCGGATTGGTCACCGTAGAGATTGTGCCCGAAGAGCTGGGCTTCGCGCTTTCCATTGGCGAAGTGATGCTGACCGAATGTGAAATGGTGAACGGCTTTACCACTCCCGCCGATAGCGCCCCGCATTTTACCCGTGGCTACGGGCTGGTATTTGGTCGCGCTGAACGCAAAGCGATGGCCATGGCGCTGGTGGATCGCGCCCTGCAAACCGACGAACACGGAGAACGCATTACCAGCCCGGCGCAGGATGAAGAATTTGTACTCTCACACGCGGATAACGTCGAAGCTGCCGGGTTTGTCTCCCATCTGAAACTGCCGCATTACGTCGATTTCCAGGCCGAACTGGAGCTGCTGAAACGCCTGCGGGCTGAATATCAGGAGAAGCACCGTGACTGA
- the phnH gene encoding phosphonate C-P lyase system protein PhnH, producing the protein MTLLASFSHPVADAQRAFRRILKAMSEPGVMVSLPSLPAWGKASCAATAVMMTLVDRETPLWIDDALRDDALLSNLRFHTGAPITDSTEAPFALMHAKSATSIDRFSPGDNLSPEKSSTLIIDVPALSGGLTLRLRGPGLQERRAIAPQLPESVLSYLRDRNHRFPQGIDLIFTCGENMMALPRSTDVEVC; encoded by the coding sequence ATGACCCTACTGGCCAGTTTTAGCCATCCCGTTGCTGATGCGCAGCGCGCCTTCCGCCGTATTCTTAAAGCGATGAGTGAACCCGGCGTGATGGTATCACTGCCGTCGCTGCCCGCCTGGGGAAAGGCGTCCTGCGCTGCAACGGCGGTGATGATGACGCTGGTGGATCGTGAAACCCCGCTGTGGATTGATGATGCGCTGCGCGATGACGCACTGTTGAGCAATCTGCGTTTCCACACCGGCGCGCCGATCACCGACAGCACCGAAGCACCCTTTGCCCTGATGCATGCCAAATCGGCTACCAGCATCGACCGCTTTTCTCCGGGCGATAATCTCTCTCCGGAGAAGAGCAGTACCCTGATTATTGATGTTCCGGCCCTGAGCGGCGGCCTTACCCTGCGCCTGCGTGGCCCCGGGTTACAGGAGCGTAGGGCCATTGCGCCGCAGCTACCGGAAAGCGTTCTGAGCTACCTGCGCGATCGCAACCACCGCTTCCCGCAGGGTATTGATCTGATCTTCACCTGCGGTGAAAACATGATGGCGCTGCCGCGCAGCACCGACGTGGAGGTTTGCTGA
- the phnG gene encoding phosphonate C-P lyase system protein PhnG, translating into MEAHKARQHWLSVLAHSQPQQLLAHWPANLPTDYQLLRAPETGLTRLQARMGGTGRRFILGDTTVTRAVVRMANGTCGYSYILGRDKAHAERCALLDALLQDDSSQHLHQQIIAPLAALRAEQQALRSREVASSKVDFFTLVRGDNA; encoded by the coding sequence ATGGAAGCACATAAGGCACGTCAGCACTGGCTTTCAGTGCTGGCACACAGTCAGCCGCAGCAGCTACTGGCGCACTGGCCCGCTAATCTGCCCACCGATTACCAGCTGCTGCGCGCCCCGGAAACCGGTCTGACCCGATTGCAGGCGCGCATGGGAGGCACCGGACGCCGCTTTATTCTCGGCGATACCACCGTGACCCGCGCCGTGGTGCGTATGGCAAACGGCACCTGCGGCTACAGCTATATTCTCGGGCGCGACAAAGCCCACGCTGAACGTTGTGCGCTGCTTGACGCCCTGTTACAGGACGACAGCTCACAGCATTTACATCAACAGATTATCGCCCCCCTGGCGGCCCTGCGTGCAGAACAGCAGGCGCTGCGTTCACGCGAAGTGGCCAGCAGCAAGGTCGACTTCTTTACCCTCGTTCGCGGAGATAACGCATGA
- the phnF gene encoding phosphonate metabolism transcriptional regulator PhnF, whose product MLNLSRHPTTLYQAIAAQLEDELRSRYRCGEYLPSEKQLAAHYAVNRHTLRRAVDELVDKGLVQRRQGVGILVLMRPYNYPLHSQARFSQNLLEQGSHPTSERLLAVLRPCNAEVAAALGGNEGDTVIHLRTLRRVNGVPVCVINHYLPDLTWWPQLQQFSSGSLHDFIRLQLTSGLTRKQTRITARRAQAKESGLLEVSLHAPLLCVRTLNTCTDSGRTAEYSVSLTRADMIELTLEH is encoded by the coding sequence ATGCTTAACTTATCCAGACATCCGACCACTCTGTATCAGGCTATCGCCGCCCAGCTGGAGGATGAGCTGCGCAGCCGCTATCGCTGCGGCGAATATCTGCCCTCAGAAAAACAGCTGGCAGCGCACTATGCCGTTAACCGCCATACCCTGCGCCGTGCGGTAGATGAACTGGTGGATAAAGGGCTGGTACAGCGGCGTCAGGGCGTTGGCATCCTGGTGCTGATGCGCCCCTATAACTATCCGCTTCACTCCCAGGCTCGCTTCAGCCAGAACCTGCTGGAACAGGGAAGTCATCCCACCAGTGAACGTCTGCTGGCCGTGCTGCGCCCTTGCAATGCCGAAGTGGCAGCGGCGCTGGGCGGCAACGAAGGCGACACGGTTATCCATCTGCGCACCCTGCGTCGGGTGAACGGCGTGCCGGTCTGCGTGATCAACCATTACCTGCCGGATCTCACCTGGTGGCCCCAGCTACAGCAGTTCAGCAGCGGCTCGCTGCATGACTTTATCCGCCTGCAACTCACCAGCGGTCTGACGCGTAAACAGACCCGAATCACCGCCCGCCGTGCGCAGGCCAAAGAGAGCGGCCTGCTGGAGGTATCCCTGCATGCGCCGCTGCTCTGCGTGCGCACCCTGAATACCTGTACCGACAGCGGAAGGACGGCGGAGTACTCCGTCAGCCTGACGCGTGCCGATATGATTGAACTGACGCTGGAGCACTAA
- a CDS encoding helix-turn-helix transcriptional regulator produces MDHISESAIIAQAGDVLRQRLAPLGEIDFLYLRQNKLAPCEALVVTSHSQEWRQDYHQRRRYLKDPVVLAARQRVSPFNWQDCSRPNAGLCEAGSQCQRVKGYTFAVHDPQQQMSLLSIIRRHDNLTFSQDVIPRLADLQMLLVALHEKTVILRDDVPALSAREQEVLLWSSRGKTYGEVAVILGIQLSTVKFHIANATRKLGVSNGKHAIRRALELNYLPSSLY; encoded by the coding sequence GTGGATCATATCAGCGAAAGCGCAATTATTGCCCAGGCGGGTGATGTCCTCCGCCAGCGCCTTGCCCCGTTGGGCGAGATTGATTTTCTTTATCTGCGCCAGAATAAACTCGCTCCGTGCGAGGCGCTGGTGGTTACCAGCCATTCGCAGGAGTGGAGGCAGGATTATCACCAGCGCCGCCGTTATCTTAAAGATCCGGTGGTGCTGGCTGCCCGCCAGCGCGTCTCACCGTTTAACTGGCAGGATTGCTCGCGCCCCAACGCCGGGCTGTGTGAGGCGGGCAGCCAGTGTCAGCGTGTGAAGGGATATACCTTTGCGGTACACGACCCGCAGCAGCAGATGTCGCTGTTAAGTATTATTCGTCGCCACGATAATCTGACGTTTTCTCAGGATGTGATCCCCCGCCTTGCAGATCTGCAAATGCTGCTGGTCGCCCTGCATGAAAAGACCGTTATCCTGCGCGATGACGTCCCGGCACTGTCGGCACGTGAGCAGGAAGTGTTGCTGTGGAGCAGCCGTGGTAAAACCTACGGTGAAGTTGCCGTCATTCTCGGTATCCAGCTCAGTACCGTAAAGTTTCATATCGCCAACGCTACCCGTAAGCTGGGTGTCAGCAATGGTAAACACGCTATACGCCGGGCGCTGGAGCTAAACTATTTGCCCTCCTCCCTCTACTAA
- a CDS encoding MFS transporter, with protein sequence MSSSPARLPAAVYALGFGVFALVTSEFQVAALMNIMTADLHITLPMTGYLITVYALAMAIGGPLLALLLLRHPPRRSLIILLVLFIASQASGAVAGSYLPLIIARILTGAVAGAFIGCAVSTGVKLVPGQQTSAAITVVLGGLMIGTVIGLPLASFIGNLAGWRISFWSVVVISLLALWLTHKTLPSSMEPDRINLADELRALKNLTLWRAYTTSLLIIGATFAGFSYFTPILTAQTGFSSGQVTGLLLVYGMATVLGNAVVGRLAARFSLPVIACGLLALAVFFVLFARFIQQPSVAIASVIGVGLFGVTMNPAMVTRVMAAAGNRQLVNTLHTSMVTFGLMLGSLLGGLSIEYGFGLSAPLWIGAGMALCGLLTLIPDMKTAQPGVCREVS encoded by the coding sequence ATGTCGTCGTCTCCCGCCCGTCTCCCCGCCGCTGTGTATGCGCTGGGGTTTGGTGTTTTTGCGCTGGTTACCAGCGAATTTCAGGTCGCCGCCCTGATGAATATCATGACCGCCGATCTCCATATCACGCTGCCGATGACCGGCTATCTGATTACCGTGTATGCGCTGGCGATGGCTATTGGTGGCCCGCTGCTCGCCCTGCTGCTGCTCAGGCATCCGCCGCGCCGCAGTCTGATTATTCTGCTGGTGCTGTTTATTGCCAGCCAGGCATCAGGGGCCGTTGCTGGCAGCTATCTGCCGCTGATTATCGCCCGCATTCTTACCGGGGCAGTGGCCGGAGCCTTTATTGGCTGTGCAGTCAGCACCGGCGTGAAGCTGGTGCCCGGGCAGCAGACTTCCGCGGCGATTACCGTGGTGCTTGGGGGCCTGATGATTGGTACGGTGATTGGCCTGCCGCTGGCAAGTTTTATCGGTAATCTGGCGGGCTGGCGTATCAGTTTCTGGTCGGTGGTGGTGATTAGCCTGCTGGCGCTGTGGCTGACGCACAAAACGCTGCCCTCCTCTATGGAGCCAGACCGCATCAATCTGGCCGATGAGCTGCGGGCGCTAAAAAATCTGACGCTTTGGCGCGCCTACACCACCAGCCTGCTGATTATTGGCGCCACCTTTGCGGGGTTTAGCTACTTTACGCCGATTCTGACTGCTCAAACCGGCTTTAGCAGCGGCCAGGTAACCGGGCTGCTGCTGGTGTATGGCATGGCCACGGTGCTCGGCAATGCGGTAGTGGGTCGTCTGGCTGCGCGCTTTTCGCTGCCGGTGATTGCCTGCGGCCTGCTGGCGCTGGCCGTTTTTTTTGTACTGTTTGCCCGCTTTATTCAGCAACCTTCGGTAGCCATAGCGTCAGTAATTGGCGTTGGCCTGTTTGGCGTAACAATGAACCCGGCGATGGTGACCCGCGTGATGGCAGCCGCCGGAAATCGTCAGCTGGTTAATACGCTGCATACTTCAATGGTCACATTCGGGCTGATGCTGGGATCGCTGCTGGGGGGGTTAAGTATTGAGTATGGTTTCGGCCTCAGCGCCCCGCTGTGGATTGGCGCAGGTATGGCGCTGTGCGGGCTGCTGACGCTGATTCCTGATATGAAAACAGCGCAACCCGGGGTATGCCGGGAGGTATCCTGA
- the pepT gene encoding peptidase T: MNNLLDRFLNYVSFDTQSKANVRQVPSTEGQLRLAQRLCDELRALGLTDVGCTTRGIVMATLPSNVSWPTPVIGFISHMDTSPDFTGKNVNPQVIENYRGGDIALGIGDEILSPVMFPVLHELTGHTLITTDGKTLLGADDKAGIAEIMTALAHLTSGNVAHGEVRVAFTPDEEIGRGTQHFDVAAFAADWAYTVDGGGMGEFEYENFNAASVTVKISGNNVHPGTAKGVMVNALDLAMRFHREVPEDQVPEKTSGYEGFFHLHGIKGSVDRAELHYIVRDFARSGFEARKQLLADIAARLQKTVPAPAAFELVIEDSYYNMREQVEACPQSIEVALQAMRDCDITPQVKPIRGGTDGAQLSFMGLPCPNLFTGGYNYHGRHEFASLDNMEQAVRVITRIAALTAEQAKPVS, from the coding sequence ATGAATAATTTACTTGATCGCTTCTTAAACTATGTGTCTTTTGATACGCAATCAAAAGCTAATGTTCGTCAGGTTCCCAGCACTGAGGGGCAACTGCGCCTGGCGCAAAGATTATGTGATGAGCTAAGGGCGCTGGGGCTGACGGATGTTGGCTGCACTACCCGTGGCATTGTTATGGCGACGCTGCCATCAAACGTCAGCTGGCCGACACCGGTTATTGGTTTTATCTCCCATATGGATACGTCGCCGGATTTCACCGGTAAAAATGTCAATCCGCAGGTGATTGAGAACTATCGTGGCGGCGATATCGCCCTCGGTATTGGTGATGAAATCTTGTCGCCGGTGATGTTCCCGGTTCTGCATGAGCTGACCGGCCATACGCTGATCACCACCGACGGTAAAACGCTGCTGGGTGCAGATGATAAAGCCGGCATCGCTGAAATTATGACCGCCCTGGCGCATCTGACCTCCGGAAACGTTGCCCACGGCGAGGTGCGCGTGGCCTTTACCCCGGATGAAGAAATCGGACGTGGAACCCAGCATTTTGACGTGGCAGCCTTTGCCGCAGACTGGGCCTATACCGTTGATGGTGGGGGGATGGGCGAGTTTGAATATGAGAACTTTAACGCAGCCTCGGTAACGGTAAAAATCAGCGGGAATAACGTCCATCCGGGGACTGCCAAAGGCGTGATGGTTAATGCGCTGGATCTGGCAATGCGCTTCCACCGTGAAGTGCCGGAAGATCAGGTGCCGGAAAAAACCTCAGGCTACGAAGGTTTCTTCCATCTGCATGGGATTAAAGGCAGCGTGGATCGCGCCGAGCTGCACTATATCGTGCGCGATTTTGCCCGCAGCGGTTTTGAAGCACGCAAACAGCTGCTGGCAGATATTGCAGCGCGTTTGCAGAAAACAGTGCCCGCGCCAGCTGCTTTCGAACTGGTGATTGAAGACAGCTACTACAATATGCGTGAGCAGGTTGAAGCCTGTCCGCAGAGTATCGAAGTGGCACTTCAGGCGATGCGCGACTGCGATATTACCCCGCAGGTCAAACCAATACGCGGCGGCACGGACGGCGCACAGCTCTCATTTATGGGCTTGCCCTGTCCGAATCTGTTTACCGGTGGCTATAACTATCATGGCCGGCATGAATTTGCCTCGCTGGATAATATGGAGCAGGCAGTGAGGGTTATCACCCGCATCGCCGCATTAACCGCCGAGCAGGCAAAACCCGTCAGTTAA
- a CDS encoding helix-turn-helix domain-containing protein, with product MDMLQHHLAHTLKTHRRERGWSLAQAAEATGVSKAMLGQIERGESSPTIATLWKIATGFNLPFSAFIEPLAVDRAAPRRQQQLQGYSPADNTMQALPLFPFDAALNFEMLVVELAPGASSESSAHEPGVIEHVIVIEGELELQVAAQWQSLAPGEGVRFNADRAHAYRNPGIYPVRFYDLIHYPPR from the coding sequence ATGGATATGCTGCAACACCATCTGGCCCACACCCTGAAAACCCATCGCCGCGAACGTGGCTGGAGCCTGGCACAGGCGGCGGAAGCCACCGGTGTGAGCAAAGCGATGCTCGGCCAAATCGAACGCGGAGAATCCAGCCCGACAATTGCCACGCTGTGGAAGATTGCCACCGGATTTAATCTGCCGTTTTCAGCCTTTATTGAACCCCTTGCCGTTGACCGCGCCGCGCCACGTCGTCAGCAGCAGTTACAGGGTTACTCTCCGGCAGATAATACAATGCAGGCGTTACCGCTGTTTCCCTTCGATGCCGCGCTTAACTTTGAAATGCTGGTGGTTGAACTGGCTCCCGGCGCATCGAGTGAATCTTCCGCCCACGAGCCGGGTGTGATTGAGCATGTCATCGTGATTGAAGGTGAGCTTGAGTTACAGGTTGCAGCTCAGTGGCAGTCTCTTGCGCCAGGCGAAGGGGTGCGTTTTAACGCTGATCGCGCCCATGCCTATCGAAATCCAGGCATTTATCCAGTGCGTTTTTATGATCTCATCCATTATCCGCCACGTTAA
- a CDS encoding benzoate/H(+) symporter BenE family transporter translates to MRPPLTLRHLTFPAVVAGFVAVLVGYTSSAAIIFQAAEAAGASAAQIGGWLTMLGLAMGVTTLGLSLWYRTPVLTAWSTPGAALLVTSLPGTSLSEAVGVFVFASALIFICGITGLFARLMNAIPQAISAAMLAGILLRFGMDAFASLQLNFALSGTMCLVYLLARRLVPRYAIVLTLLGGLAVAALQGIIHVTHTQSLVMPQFIAPHFTLSSLLGIGIPFFVVTMASQNAPGIATLKAHGYTLPVSPLIAWTGLTALLLAPFGGFTVCIAAITAAICMGPEVHSDAQRRYWAAAAAGVFYLLAGIFGGAIGGMFTALPLALIHTIAGLALLGTIAGSLQRALNEETQRDAAVITFLITASGVTLLGVGAAFWGLIGGVIAHLIFSLPKR, encoded by the coding sequence ATGCGCCCACCTCTGACTTTGCGTCACCTGACGTTTCCTGCCGTCGTTGCCGGTTTTGTGGCGGTGCTGGTGGGCTATACCAGTTCTGCTGCGATTATTTTCCAGGCTGCTGAGGCTGCCGGAGCGAGCGCAGCGCAGATCGGCGGCTGGCTGACTATGCTCGGGCTGGCGATGGGCGTCACTACGCTGGGTCTCTCGCTCTGGTATCGCACCCCGGTGCTTACCGCCTGGTCAACGCCGGGTGCCGCTCTGCTGGTGACCAGCCTGCCCGGCACCTCGCTCAGTGAGGCAGTTGGCGTGTTTGTATTTGCCTCGGCGCTGATCTTTATTTGTGGCATTACCGGGCTGTTTGCCCGCCTGATGAACGCCATTCCGCAGGCGATTTCCGCTGCCATGCTGGCGGGGATTTTACTGCGCTTCGGCATGGATGCATTCGCCTCATTGCAGCTCAATTTCGCCCTGAGCGGCACCATGTGCCTGGTATATTTGCTGGCACGCCGCCTGGTTCCGCGCTATGCCATTGTTCTCACGCTGCTGGGCGGATTAGCCGTGGCGGCGCTTCAGGGGATCATTCATGTGACGCACACGCAAAGCCTGGTGATGCCGCAATTTATTGCCCCGCATTTCACCCTCTCCAGCCTGCTGGGCATCGGTATTCCGTTTTTTGTCGTTACCATGGCGTCACAAAACGCGCCGGGTATCGCCACCCTGAAAGCCCACGGCTATACGCTTCCGGTGTCACCGCTGATTGCCTGGACCGGGCTGACCGCCCTGCTGCTGGCGCCGTTCGGCGGCTTTACCGTCTGTATCGCCGCGATTACGGCAGCTATCTGTATGGGGCCGGAAGTGCACAGCGATGCGCAGCGCCGGTACTGGGCAGCGGCGGCGGCCGGCGTGTTTTATCTGCTGGCGGGAATATTTGGTGGGGCGATTGGCGGGATGTTTACCGCGCTGCCGCTGGCGCTGATCCATACCATTGCCGGACTGGCTTTATTGGGCACTATTGCCGGGAGTCTGCAACGTGCATTAAATGAGGAGACGCAGCGAGACGCAGCGGTGATTACCTTTCTTATCACCGCTTCGGGAGTCACGCTGCTTGGGGTTGGCGCGGCATTCTGGGGATTAATCGGCGGAGTTATCGCCCACCTGATCTTCTCGCTGCCCAAACGCTGA
- the cobB gene encoding Sir2 family NAD+-dependent deacetylase, producing the protein MMRTPRRRLRLARYKKTRRQVHQRFRQRIFERDRNIEIARHPLPYVVVLTGAGISAESGIRTFRAADGLWEEHKVEDVATPEGFSRNPLMVQDFYNARRRQLQQDDIKPNAAHLALAELEAALGDHFLLVTQNIDNLHERAGNRNVIHMHGELLKVRCASSGQILQWTEDVKPDDRCHCCQFPSVLRPHVVWFGEMPLQMDEIYQALAQADYFVAIGTSGHVYPAAGFVHEARLQGAHTVELNLEPSQVGSEFEEKQYGLASEVVPDWVHDLLENIARPVRSGADVSSAFGQREDQVGDNSAD; encoded by the coding sequence ATGATGCGCACACCCCGTCGCCGCTTAAGGCTGGCACGCTATAAGAAGACCCGACGCCAGGTTCACCAGCGTTTCCGTCAGCGCATTTTCGAACGCGATCGTAATATTGAAATTGCCCGGCATCCGCTGCCATACGTGGTGGTTCTGACAGGAGCAGGGATATCCGCTGAGTCCGGCATCCGGACTTTCCGTGCAGCAGATGGTTTATGGGAAGAGCATAAAGTTGAAGACGTTGCCACGCCGGAAGGATTCAGCCGTAATCCACTGATGGTGCAGGACTTCTACAACGCTCGCCGCCGTCAGCTTCAGCAGGACGATATCAAACCCAATGCAGCACATCTGGCGCTGGCAGAACTGGAAGCGGCTCTTGGCGACCATTTTCTGCTGGTGACGCAGAATATCGACAACCTGCATGAGCGTGCCGGAAACCGCAACGTAATCCATATGCACGGTGAGCTGCTTAAAGTGCGCTGCGCCAGCAGTGGTCAGATCCTGCAATGGACCGAGGATGTGAAACCTGACGACCGCTGCCACTGCTGCCAGTTCCCGTCGGTGCTGCGCCCGCACGTGGTGTGGTTTGGTGAAATGCCACTACAGATGGATGAGATCTACCAGGCGCTGGCACAGGCTGACTACTTTGTGGCGATTGGCACTTCAGGCCATGTTTATCCGGCGGCGGGCTTTGTACATGAAGCGCGTTTACAGGGCGCTCACACCGTGGAACTCAACCTTGAACCCAGCCAGGTAGGCAGCGAGTTCGAAGAAAAACAGTACGGGCTGGCCAGCGAAGTGGTACCTGACTGGGTACATGATCTGCTGGAGAATATCGCCAGGCCCGTTCGCTCGGGTGCCGATGTGTCCTCAGCGTTTGGGCAGCGAGAAGATCAGGTGGGCGATAACTCCGCCGATTAA
- the lolE gene encoding lipoprotein-releasing ABC transporter permease subunit LolE — protein sequence MAGSLSLLLGLRFSRGRRRGGMVSLISVISTVGIALGVAVLIVGLSAMNGFERELNNRILAVVPHGEIEPVNQPFTGWQGLIPKMERIPGIAAAAPYINFTGLIESGSKLQAVQVKGVDPQQEGRLSALPSYVQGDAWQSFGAGKQQILLGQGVATSLKVKQGDWLTIMIPNSDAGHKLLQPKRVRLQVTGILKLSGMLDHSLALVPLADAQQLLGMGESVTGIAIKATDPFNAVSLVRKAGEVTNAYVYIRSWVGTYGYMYRDIQMIRAIMYLAMVLVIGVACFNIVSTLVMAVKDKSSDIAVLRTLGAKDGLIRAIFIWYGLLAGLVGSVSGVVVGVLAALNLTPIIHGIEALTGYHFLSGDIYFIDFLPSELHWRDVAIVLVTSLLLSLLASWYPARRASRIDPARVLSGQ from the coding sequence ATGGCGGGTTCTCTCTCTCTTCTGCTCGGCCTGCGCTTCAGCCGTGGCCGTCGGCGCGGAGGCATGGTCTCGCTGATTTCGGTGATCTCAACGGTTGGTATTGCGCTCGGCGTGGCGGTATTGATTGTGGGTCTGAGCGCCATGAATGGCTTTGAGCGCGAACTGAATAATCGCATTCTGGCCGTGGTGCCCCATGGCGAAATAGAGCCGGTCAACCAGCCCTTTACCGGCTGGCAGGGGCTGATACCGAAGATGGAGCGGATCCCCGGCATTGCCGCAGCGGCACCCTATATTAACTTCACCGGGCTGATCGAGAGCGGCAGCAAGCTCCAGGCGGTTCAGGTGAAAGGTGTTGATCCGCAGCAGGAGGGGCGGCTCAGTGCGCTGCCTTCCTATGTACAGGGCGATGCCTGGCAGAGCTTTGGCGCGGGCAAACAGCAGATCCTGCTGGGGCAGGGGGTAGCCACCAGCCTGAAGGTAAAACAGGGCGACTGGCTGACGATTATGATCCCGAACAGTGACGCCGGGCATAAACTGTTACAGCCGAAGCGGGTACGTCTCCAGGTCACCGGCATTCTTAAATTGAGCGGTATGCTCGATCACAGCCTGGCCCTGGTACCGCTGGCCGATGCACAGCAGCTGCTGGGTATGGGAGAAAGTGTTACCGGCATCGCCATCAAAGCGACTGACCCCTTCAATGCAGTGAGCCTGGTTCGCAAGGCGGGGGAAGTCACCAACGCTTATGTCTATATTCGCAGCTGGGTGGGGACTTACGGCTATATGTACCGCGATATTCAGATGATCCGCGCCATTATGTATCTGGCGATGGTGCTGGTTATCGGCGTCGCCTGCTTCAATATTGTCTCTACCCTGGTGATGGCAGTAAAAGATAAAAGCAGCGATATTGCCGTGCTGCGCACTCTCGGAGCGAAAGATGGCCTGATCCGCGCTATTTTCATCTGGTATGGCCTGCTGGCCGGGCTGGTGGGGAGCGTCAGCGGCGTGGTGGTCGGCGTGCTGGCTGCTCTTAATCTGACACCCATCATTCACGGGATTGAAGCGCTGACCGGCTATCATTTCCTCTCCGGGGATATCTACTTTATTGATTTCCTGCCGTCGGAGCTGCACTGGCGTGATGTGGCTATTGTGCTGGTGACCTCGCTGCTGCTGAGTCTGCTGGCAAGCTGGTATCCGGCACGCCGCGCCAGCCGTATCGATCCGGCCAGAGTGCTCAGTGGCCAGTAA